CGGCCGGCTTCTGCACCGCCTCCACCGCGCCCAGCCGAAGCGCCTCCAGCGTCTCCTCCGCCCCCGCGCCGGTGAGGGCGGAAACCATGACGACCGGCTTGGGATGCTCCACCATGATGCGGGCAAGGCAGCTCAGCCCGTCCATGCCGGGCATGGTGACGTCGAGCGTCACCACGTCCGGATCGACGACCGGCAGGCGCGCCAGGGCCTCCTCCCCCGTCGCGGCGGTCTCCACCCGGAATCCGGCCTCGCTCAGCAGATCCGCGATGCGCCGGCGCATCAACGCGGAATCGTCCACCACCAGCACCGTCAGCACGCCACCCCCCATCGCGTCTTCACTGTGGGGTAACGAGCAGGTCGGCCAGCCGGTCCATGTCGAGCAGGCTGTCCGCATCCATCAGCAGGATCAGGCGGGTGCCGCCGGCCACATGCCCGGCCGCATCCAGCGTGGCGACCCGGCGGATCAGCCGGCGCTGCGCCGCCGACACCGCCGGTGCCGGACCGATCCGCTCCGCCGGGACCGTCAGCAGACCGGACAGCCCATCGACCAGCAGCCCGACCAGCAGCCCATCGCGCCCGACCACCACCACCCGCCCGCGCTCTAGCCCGCCGGAGAGACTGGCCGCGGCGGCCGGCAGGTTCAGCAGCCGGCGCTGGTCGATCAGCGGCAGAACCTCGCCGCGCAGGGTCAGCACGCCGGCGACGAAGTCGGGCGCGTTGGGCAGCGGCGTGATGCTGTCGGGCCGGCGCAGCACCTCGCGCACGGCGGAGACCGGCAGGCCGTATTCCGCCCCGGCGAGGCGGAAGACGACGAAGCGTTCCGTGTTTCCGCTCCCCTCCGCAGGCTGCGCCGGTTCCATCCCGTCCCCCTCTCCACCCGCTTCCGCGCCGATTGCCGCGCCATGGCGGAACAGCCGCTCCGCCGACAGCACAGACACCAGTCGCCGCCCGCCATCCGCCCGGGCGATGCCATCCAGATCCTCGAACTCGGGCTCGCGGGCCAGCAGCGGTGGCACCGGGTCGATCAGCGCGGGATCGAGCCGCAGGATCTCGCGCACCTCGTCCACCAGCACGCCGACCGGCGCCTCCCCGGCCCCGGACCGCACCACGACGACGCGGCGTCCGGCCCCCTGTCCGCCGTCCAGCCCGAACAGGGCACGCAACCCCACCAGCGGCAGCAGCCGGTCGCGCACCGCCATCACGCCCAGCAGATGCGCCTTGGCTCGCGCCATGCGGGCGACCTCGCGCGGGGCCGGCAGAACCTCGCGCACCCGATCCACCGGCAGGGCGAATTCCTGCCCGGCGACCTCGAAGACCAGCAGAGCCTGGCGATCAGGTCCGGCAGCCGCTTTCCCGGTCCCGGCCTCGCCCGCCGCCGCACGTCCGAACCCACCGGCGCCCCGCTCCGGCCGTTCCGCCTCGGTGTGGTCGCCGAACTGGCGGTCGATCAGCGCGTCCAGCTTCAGGATGGTGACCGGGCCGTCGCGCAGCAGGCCGTCCAGCATGGCGGGGTCGAGCCCGCCCTCCTCCTGCGTCACCGGATCGATGCGGTCGGGATCGCTGCGCAGGATGCCGGCCATCGCGTCCACCCGCAGCCCCACCGGCTGGCCGCGATGCCCGACCAGCACCACGCGCGTCTCCCGCGTGGCGGCCCCAGCCTCCGGCCTGCCCAATGCCCTGGCAAGGTCCAGCACCGGCACCGCCTCGCCATGCCACTGCGCCAGCCCATCCAGACTGGGCGGCCCCAGCGGGATGCGCACCAGTTCCGGCAGCCGGATCACCGCACGGACTGCCGCCAGCGGCAACGCGAGGCGCAGGTCGCCGACCGCCACCGTGACGAAGGCGAGAGCACCATCGGCCTCGGCTGTCGCCGCGCGGTCTCCGGCCACCTCTTGGGCCACGGCGGTCAAACCGCGCCCAGCAGGCTGTCGGCCATCGCCGCGATCTCCTCGATCGCCGACGCCAGCTCCTCGGCCCCCTTTGCCTGTTCGCGCGCGGCCTTGGCCGCTTCGGAGCCGGAGAGGTTCGCCGCGGCGGCGGCGGCGGCCACCTGCTCCACGCCGACGCGGGTCTCGCGCAGGGCGGCGGTGGTCTCGTTGGCGGCGTCCAGGATCTCGCGGCCGCCGGCGGTGACCACCCGCAGCTCCTGCGTGCCGGCGGTCAGGGTGACGCCAAAGGCGCGGTGGCGCGCGATCTCCGTCACCGCGGTCGCGGAGACCTCATCCACGTCGCGGCGCACCCGCAGCATCTGATCCTGGATGTCGCGGACGATGTCCTTCACCCGCTCCGCGCTTTCCGCGCTGTCGCCGGCCAGCTTGCGGATGTCGCCGCTGACCACGGTGAAGCCGCGGCCGAACTCGCCCGCCCGCGCCGCTTCGATGGAGCCGCTGACCGCCAGCATGCCGGTCTGGATGGCGACGGTGGCGATGGCGTCCACCACCTTGTCGATGCGCCGGCCGATCCGCTCCAGCTCGTCCAGCCGCTCACCGGCCCGGCGGGAGGAGTCCACCGCCTCCAACATTCCGTCGGCCAGCTTCCCGATGGTCTCGCGCGTTTCGCCCAGCAGACCTTCCATCGAGGTGCAGCGATCGACCGATTCGCCCGACCGCCCCGCGGCCAGCGTCGCGGCGGCGTCGATTTCCGCGATCGCCGAGGCCAGCTGATGGGTGGCGGCGCTCTGCGCCTGCGCTCCGCCGGAGATCTGGCCGATGGCGGTCATGATCTGGGCGGCGCCGCGGTTGATCTCCTCGATGGCTGCCGACAGCTCCTCGGCGGCGGAGGCCAGCTCGTCGGCGGTGGCGGCGAGGTCGGCGGTTCCCTCCAGATCCTCGGCCAGCTCGGACAGCTGTCCGGCGGCGCGCTGGCTCTGGGTCAGGGCAAGGGCCTGCTCGCCTGCGGTCCTCAGCGCCTCCTCGGCGGCGGCGGACTGCTCCTCGGCGCTGGCGGCGATGGTCTCGGCCCCGCGCAGGGCCTCGCGCGCGGCCTGATCGGCCTCCACGGCGGCGCGGATCGTTTCCTGCGCGCCCTGGACGATGGTCGACATGTCCGACCGCACGCCTTCCAGCTGCTGGACGATCATGCGCCCGCGCTCCACCTCCGCCTTGGCGGCGTCGGCGGAGGCGACGATGCCGGCGGCGATGGAGGCCACCGCCTCCTGTATTTCAGCGACCATCCCCTGGATGTCGTTGGCGCTGCGCTCCGACCGTTCGGCCAACGCCTGCACCTCGTCGGCGACGACGGCGAAGCCCTTGCCGGCCTCCCCCGCCCGCGCCGCCTCGATGGCGGCGTTCAGCGCCAGCAGGTTGGTCTGGTCGGCGATGGCGGCGACGCTCTGGACGATGGTGCCGATCTCCTGCGCCCGGGCTTCCAGGTCGCGGACCAGCCGCACCGATGCCTCCTGGCGCTCGGCGGCACGGACGATGCCGTCGATGGACGACAGGATCTGGCCGCTGACGTCCTTCAGCGTGGCCTGCAGCGCCTCGACCCGCAGCACCGCCTGCTCCGCCGTGCTGCGCGACCGGGTCAGAAGCTCCGACGCGCGGCCGATCATGCGCTGGGAC
The nucleotide sequence above comes from Azospirillum sp. TSA2s. Encoded proteins:
- a CDS encoding methyl-accepting chemotaxis protein → MALIKKTKIDTAQTARIKPGAAGDPDRSAPGNQAAGSVTATTESAPQAATPGAPQRRRARADSRRRQAASGIAAAATELASGVTQAASAAEELRRAMEQIAAGAEESASATQQSQRMIGRASELLTRSRSTAEQAVLRVEALQATLKDVSGQILSSIDGIVRAAERQEASVRLVRDLEARAQEIGTIVQSVAAIADQTNLLALNAAIEAARAGEAGKGFAVVADEVQALAERSERSANDIQGMVAEIQEAVASIAAGIVASADAAKAEVERGRMIVQQLEGVRSDMSTIVQGAQETIRAAVEADQAAREALRGAETIAASAEEQSAAAEEALRTAGEQALALTQSQRAAGQLSELAEDLEGTADLAATADELASAAEELSAAIEEINRGAAQIMTAIGQISGGAQAQSAATHQLASAIAEIDAAATLAAGRSGESVDRCTSMEGLLGETRETIGKLADGMLEAVDSSRRAGERLDELERIGRRIDKVVDAIATVAIQTGMLAVSGSIEAARAGEFGRGFTVVSGDIRKLAGDSAESAERVKDIVRDIQDQMLRVRRDVDEVSATAVTEIARHRAFGVTLTAGTQELRVVTAGGREILDAANETTAALRETRVGVEQVAAAAAAANLSGSEAAKAAREQAKGAEELASAIEEIAAMADSLLGAV
- a CDS encoding chemotaxis protein CheW, which gives rise to MAQEVAGDRAATAEADGALAFVTVAVGDLRLALPLAAVRAVIRLPELVRIPLGPPSLDGLAQWHGEAVPVLDLARALGRPEAGAATRETRVVLVGHRGQPVGLRVDAMAGILRSDPDRIDPVTQEEGGLDPAMLDGLLRDGPVTILKLDALIDRQFGDHTEAERPERGAGGFGRAAAGEAGTGKAAAGPDRQALLVFEVAGQEFALPVDRVREVLPAPREVARMARAKAHLLGVMAVRDRLLPLVGLRALFGLDGGQGAGRRVVVVRSGAGEAPVGVLVDEVREILRLDPALIDPVPPLLAREPEFEDLDGIARADGGRRLVSVLSAERLFRHGAAIGAEAGGEGDGMEPAQPAEGSGNTERFVVFRLAGAEYGLPVSAVREVLRRPDSITPLPNAPDFVAGVLTLRGEVLPLIDQRRLLNLPAAAASLSGGLERGRVVVVGRDGLLVGLLVDGLSGLLTVPAERIGPAPAVSAAQRRLIRRVATLDAAGHVAGGTRLILLMDADSLLDMDRLADLLVTPQ